TGCCGTTGAAATCCAAGAAGTCCCCCGGACGGCTGATAGAGCTGCGTCCAGGTCAGTCTTTCTATTTCGAAACAACCCAAGGCACGCATACGACTTCATGACCAAGAACCTCACCTGGAACATTGCAAATCTTTATCACAAAATCGAAGATTTAAAAAGCGAAAACTCGACCCTTCTCCAAAAGGCTAATCGTGAAGACGTGAAAGGTAAAGAAACGGAGCTCTTGCTTCCAAGCGAGCTTAATCAGCTGAAGATGGTGAACGAGCGTGAGCTCAATGCATTAACAAGAAcccaaagacttcttttgctttggGAAGTATTCAGGTTTTTTTAAACCGTACTAGCGTAGTTTGCCGCAGGTTTATCTATATCTCCAATATATCAATTGCATAGGGGGTCGTCCCTCAAAAGCACCCTTTCAAGCTAGAGAGTGCTTCCTTGTTCCAAGGACAGAGGAAGATTGACCTTTGAATTTTGGACAAGTTCCCTAAACTGCTATAGAACTCGCTCATCTTCCTGGCAGGGACCTTATTCTGTCCGCCAGCTGCGATACGTGCTCTTATCTTCTTGTCCAGTGAGCCCCAGGATCCACTGTCATTTGGAAAGAAAAACGCAGTTCTTTGCCATTGCTGCTGACTTTCGCAGTCTTGGGAAAGCTTTGTATTGAGCTGCTggatcaaaaatggaatGTCGCGGTGTCTGTCAGATATCATATCACTCAAGGGCAGGCTCTTCAGTTCCGACAAGATAGCGCGCATGTCATCTGGAATACCCTCCAAGAGCGAAATCACTGCGATTGTGAGCGTAACAGTCAGGTCTGGACCGTTGGAGTTAATATAATCCACCAATTCCTTGAGGGCAACTTCGCGAGTCTCTTCTGACTCAACGTTGTAGAGAATCTTAGCAACCAATATCACTAGTTGCTTTGATTCCCCTGGGCGGTCAAGCAAGACTTTGAAGTGTTCTAGAGTCTGATCGAAGTCATCCAGgaaaaaagaagctagTCCCATCACGGCATGGTTTGAGGTAATACACTTCTCCGCTACCTCGTTGTTGTGCTCGGCAAGAATACCCAACGATAAGTCTGCACTTTCGATTGCCGTCTCGTAATCTTTTAGACCAAGATAGACACGAGCAAGTTGCGACTTCACAATGGCAAAATGAAACAACTCGGAATCATCTTGTGCCTTTTCGAACCGTTTCTCAAGTATGTCCAGAAGGCGGTCAGAAAGTTTACGCGCCGCTGCATAATTGCGTAGTCTCTCAAGAGTGAGTATAGCGCATTGTAGGGCAAATTTGTCATCTGggttctttttcaaataatCATCTAAGCCATAAGCTACAGCGCTCAGCTCCTGACCAGGTCCTATATCCCTCTCATCATCACCGCTTCCAattcttgttttcaacacgCTCTTAGCGTACAATAATTGGGCACCTTTTGACTTCCCGTTTGACAGAACAAATGAATGTGCAAATAGTCGCGCACTGTCTTGTGTcaagccttctttctcgGACGCAAGAGCAAGGCCAAACCACGGAGTAGAGTCTTGTGGCGCAATGCTTTgagacttcatcaaaacGGCACGTGCGAAAGCAACATCGTTGTATCTTAAGGCTAGAATAGCCATATCGTACCATACACTCGTTTCCCTCGGATTCAGCGCTGTGGCTTTGATAAAACAGTGCTGCGCAACTCTGACGTTTAGGTCAATAGAAGCTATTCCAAAACCAATCCAAGCCTCTGCCGTGTTGGATTGATACTCAATTgacttcttgaaactttcaaTCGCGGCATCCCGATGGGAGTTTGACTTCAGTATCACAAACGCCATTAGTTCAACTATTCCTAGGTTGTACCACAAGGAGGCTCTTACGGTCCGGGGCAACGAAGCGTAGTCGGAGCATGCGATGGCATGTTTGCCGGACAAGACAAGGAATTGCGCAGCAATTGCAACGTTGTCTTGTTCGAGGTCGGACAACAGCCCCGAAAGCGTGACATGATCTATTTTATCGATTTCATCAGTATTGCGAAGTTCTGCCAcctcaaaaatatttacCAAGCTTTCCAAAGGTAACAAATGAACCTGTGATTGTACCAAACAAATCACCCTGAGCGCGTTGGAGAGCGATAGCCACATGCCATGAATTTTGTAGTCAATATGCAAAACAATAGACTCTATCTTGCGAATAGCAtcggcagcagcagcaaccgatcttgtcaaaaagcCTTGAGAACAAAGCACATTACAGTGCTCAACCAGGACTTCAACCATGGAAACCTGGTAGCTTTCCTCGTCGGGGTGCTCAGCTGTGAGCTCTCGGAAAATTTCAATGCTCTCATCATAGAGCCCCATCTTTGACAATGAAAGGGCTTTGAAGTAGTGGGCGTACGCATTGCCGGGGCTAACTTCAAGGGCCTTCTCAAAGACCTTGACTGATGCCTCCACCCTCCCACAGCTATAATATGCCTGACCGAGACCAAGCCAAGACTCCAAATCAGCAGGCTCAACACGTAGCGCAGATTGGAACCATTCAATAGACTCTGATTCggcttgtttttcgagGTGTGCAATACCTAAAACGCGATAAGGCCAATTGACGTTTTGTAGAATGCTTTTAGACTTCTCTGCTTTTACAACACGTTCCGCTATCAGTGACGCAGATTGCCAATCACAGGAACCACAGTACTTTTCGCACATGTACCTAGCGGCAGTCAAATCACTAGGATCCATCTCGAAAGATTTGAAGTAACACTTGAAGGCTCTGGTCGGATCTTGATAGTATTCGGAATATATATCACCCAATGTCGAATAACCAGGCGCAAAATTCTCAGACGTTTTGACGGCTTGAACTAGCTGTTTAAATGCAAGCTTGATATATTCTTTTTCAGAGCTCTCTCCGGCATTAATTTCCCCGTGCTGTTTGTAGACATAACCTTTCGCCATTCTCCAGTGGTTCAATGATCTGAACTCGAGTACCTTCAAGTCAGAACCTTCGACGTTGTTCAGGATATATTTGAACCTTTCAATGGCTGCATCTGGGGCATCCAAATGAAGCTCACTCCATGCAAATTCTGAGAGAACTTCGTAATTGTCCGGATATCTTTCAGTTAcctctttgagaagctcataCGCTTCTTGCCAGTTCCTGCGTTCGATTGCTATCAGACCTTTTCCCATTTTTGCGTGCACATTGTCCGAATTTTCTgtgagaagcttttcaaacaaGGCTAGGGCAGTTGGGTGGTTTTTCGGCGCTTCAAAGTAGGTATATGTAGTCGCCAGATCTAAAGTCAATTCTCTTTTAGAGTTGCTTAGGTGTGCACCCATGTTTTTGACACTTTGTGCGCAAAGTACAATACCTGCCTTAGTGTAGTGTAAAGCTGATTCATATTCCCTCGTTGATACGTAATAATGAGAGACGATGCGGTGCGCGACTATACTTTGTTGGGtctttttgatattttcaGTAAGCGAGAGAAGGACTTCGTCTTCCGACAGACCGAATGTTGCTTCCTCCATCGATGGATCCACTAACTGCTGGAGCCTACGCTTTTCAGATTCGTCCATGCCATCTTCGACCACGTCGTTTATGCTATCAACTGAGGAAGTACCCGAATTGTCGGTATCCTCACCTTGGAAAGTCTTTTCATAAAACTCCTTAGAGTTGTAACTTGATTGTTCTGAACAAACCCAGGCATAAAGTACTGCCGCCAAAGGCTCCTTAGgaaacttcttgagaaactttgaaatgACGTTCACGTCCATACAGTCTAGGTCCGAATAGTCCTGCCATTCAAAGTAAAGCTGCCACGCAAGCAGGAAGTCATGGTCAACCACCACCATATCTTCGACCATATTCCTGACTTTTGTAAAGAAATGATGCTTTATATCCGCAGGCATCGACTTAAGCACCCTTATTCTGTACTCTAGCCATTTAGACTCAAGACCCCGCCTTTTCTCGTCGTCATCTGTTATGTTAATGAGCTGTTGATAGAGCTCGTCGATCTCTGAGTCTTGATAAACTTGCCACGCGATGGAATTTACTTTTAAGTTGTAATCAGGCTGGTTAGCACTTATTTTGAGCCTTTCCCGACTGACGAGTTTGGACACTTGTTGCTGCTCTTCGGCCGAGACTATGTTGAGTAGACCTTGAAGGGCATCCTGTGGGGTTATCAGGTGCCGCGACAAGCGCTCCGCCATTGGTGTCCCTGGGCGCATGTGTCTTAAATATGATTCCTGACAGTCTCTGtaaaagtttttgaagttccTGATGTCGTTAACCAGATCCACCATgggcagctgctgctggacaAGGTGTTCGGCGTATTCTCCACATAAGTCaaaaaactcatcaaaCGACACAATCGTGGGAGCAATGTTGGCTGTTCTAAAGAGCATGAAAATCCCCTTCCATGCCAACATATTTCCGGGGTCCATATCAATGGCGGCCTTGTAGTGCTTCTTAGACTGCGCCAAGTCGCCGGTGCACGAAAATGCCTTTCCAAGAAAGACATGAGCAAAATAATTGTTTTTATCAAGATTTAGAACCTCTTTCGACTTCTCAATAGACTGTTCATAGTCCTCGCTAGCTAGTGCATTCTTGGCATCCTTTAACAGCTGCTTTAGTTCTGCCATTGCGTGAAGCCGTTGATCTTGAAGTGTAAGTTGTGAAATAAAGAGGTAGTTGtagttcaaaattttgtttgCCGAAACGCAACAGGAGCCAAGAAAGATAAAGCGACTACCATGGAGAAGAGCCCTTCCACGTCATTCTCGCAATTCACGCAGGCGCAGATCCAGCGCATGCGTgatgcttttcaatttATCGACGACGATGGTGATGGAAAGATCACGAAGAAAGATCTCGATAAGGTATATTCCAACCTTGGTAAGTCGGATGTCGCTAAGCAGATCGAGGCCATGTTGGGAGAAAAAGACGGGGAGCTGACATTCCCGGAGTATTTGACAGTAATGGGTGATAGAATGGGCAAGCTGCCggacgaggaagagctCTTGGACGCGCTGCGGACATTCTGCAAGAGCTCGGGCCACGAGATGAGCATTGATGCTAAGGAGCTCAGGGAGTTTCTGGACGATGCGGGGTTCAAGGACTCGCAGAAGTTAGATAAAATATTCTCACAGTTTTGCACTACTCAACTGTCAGGGGACcaggttttcaaaggcCGAAAGTTTCTGGAAACCCTCGAGTGAGCGACGCCGTCCCTGTCCTGGTGTTACAACTCGCAAGCGATTTACTATAAAAGGAAAATGATCCGGCTTTGAGTTGATTTTTACTTATTGTACATGCTGTGGTGCTTCGTCATGGCCTGGCCTGCGCTGTCCGTGTGCGTCGACCTACAGGTCCACAATCAATTCCTCCACACTCCAATCCTCGAAAGAGCCATCTGGTAGGTAACGTCTAATCACCAGCgggatcttcttctccgCTAGTTCTTTCATCGCAATGCGCAACGGGTCGGTTTCACCCTCCAAATCCACGAACACGGGCGCGTTCATCGAGATCTGGAGAGCGCGCGTACCGAGAATACGTGCACGTTCGTACTTCGTCATGTATGGCGTCGTGGTACGCTCGTCTTTTGgaatggctttttctttcaggGTTCTTTTGCGGTTAGACTCGTGTTGCTGGAAGTCTTCAGCACCAGTTCCACCAGTTATGATTGTTTTCCCCGATTCGTCCTTGGTCTCTCCATCCTTGAACTCCTCTGGAGCGTCATAGACCTCCGCGTCGGAGAAGTGCTCGTTATCGAAATCCTCAAAGTTCTCTGGGCCGTCGTTAAATCTGAAGATACATTTTTGCGTTAGTAACGAACTTTAAAGAAGGGGGTCCATTTTTGGCGGCCCTTAAAGAGCTTAAACGTACGCTTCCTCGTAATCAGACATCTTCTATCACCTATTTTTGATCCGCTATGCTtaatgctttgaagaacttaAAAGTTTTCGATGAGGTGAATTTTTCACTTGTTTCGTATGTCTTTACTGAcgaaaaatcaaaaagatgCTCGAGGTAAAATGCGATACTCATCGATGgcatctcatctcatctaATCATCCGGAGTTAGACTAGATACCGGGCCAGCGACACGATATCTCGACTCGATGGAAGAGTCGGAGGACCACTCAAACTTCTGGGACGTTGGTAAACTCGGAAGTGAGGACGGCCTGCCCTTGGTTAGGTCGGATTCGGTCGGAAGCATACAATCGATTTCAAGCGCTGGGTCGACCAGCTCATCACGGGCAAAAACTTGGGTTTGCGAGTATGAAGGTTGCTCAAAAGCATTCACGCGACCCTCACAGCTAACGGAACACCAAGAGACGGTTCACCAAGGGTTGAAGCCTTTCACATGCACTGAATGCGGCCGGCAGTTCACGCGGAAGACG
Above is a genomic segment from Lachancea thermotolerans CBS 6340 chromosome A complete sequence containing:
- the SKI3 gene encoding SKI complex subunit tetratricopeptide repeat protein SKI3 (similar to uniprot|P17883 Saccharomyces cerevisiae YPR189W SKI3 dsRNA virus protection family member contains 8 copies of the tetratricopeptide (TPR) domain), producing the protein MAELKQLLKDAKNALASEDYEQSIEKSKEVLNLDKNNYFAHVFLGKAFSCTGDLAQSKKHYKAAIDMDPGNMLAWKGIFMLFRTANIAPTIVSFDEFFDLCGEYAEHLVQQQLPMVDLVNDIRNFKNFYRDCQESYLRHMRPGTPMAERLSRHLITPQDALQGLLNIVSAEEQQQVSKLVSRERLKISANQPDYNLKVNSIAWQVYQDSEIDELYQQLINITDDDEKRRGLESKWLEYRIRVLKSMPADIKHHFFTKVRNMVEDMVVVDHDFLLAWQLYFEWQDYSDLDCMDVNVISKFLKKFPKEPLAAVLYAWVCSEQSSYNSKEFYEKTFQGEDTDNSGTSSVDSINDVVEDGMDESEKRRLQQLVDPSMEEATFGLSEDEVLLSLTENIKKTQQSIVAHRIVSHYYVSTREYESALHYTKAGIVLCAQSVKNMGAHLSNSKRELTLDLATTYTYFEAPKNHPTALALFEKLLTENSDNVHAKMGKGLIAIERRNWQEAYELLKEVTERYPDNYEVLSEFAWSELHLDAPDAAIERFKYILNNVEGSDLKVLEFRSLNHWRMAKGYVYKQHGEINAGESSEKEYIKLAFKQLVQAVKTSENFAPGYSTLGDIYSEYYQDPTRAFKCYFKSFEMDPSDLTAARYMCEKYCGSCDWQSASLIAERVVKAEKSKSILQNVNWPYRVLGIAHLEKQAESESIEWFQSALRVEPADLESWLGLGQAYYSCGRVEASVKVFEKALEVSPGNAYAHYFKALSLSKMGLYDESIEIFRELTAEHPDEESYQVSMVEVLVEHCNVLCSQGFLTRSVAAAADAIRKIESIVLHIDYKIHGMWLSLSNALRVICLVQSQVHLLPLESLVNIFEVAELRNTDEIDKIDHVTLSGLLSDLEQDNVAIAAQFLVLSGKHAIACSDYASLPRTVRASLWYNLGIVELMAFVILKSNSHRDAAIESFKKSIEYQSNTAEAWIGFGIASIDLNVRVAQHCFIKATALNPRETSVWYDMAILALRYNDVAFARAVLMKSQSIAPQDSTPWFGLALASEKEGLTQDSARLFAHSFVLSNGKSKGAQLLYAKSVLKTRIGSGDDERDIGPGQELSAVAYGLDDYLKKNPDDKFALQCAILTLERLRNYAAARKLSDRLLDILEKRFEKAQDDSELFHFAIVKSQLARVYLGLKDYETAIESADLSLGILAEHNNEVAEKCITSNHAVMGLASFFLDDFDQTLEHFKVLLDRPGESKQLVILVAKILYNVESEETREVALKELVDYINSNGPDLTVTLTIAVISLLEGIPDDMRAILSELKSLPLSDMISDRHRDIPFLIQQLNTKLSQDCESQQQWQRTAFFFPNDSGSWGSLDKKIRARIAAGGQNKVPARKMSEFYSSLGNLSKIQRSIFLCPWNKEALSSLKGCF
- the RPO26 gene encoding DNA-directed RNA polymerase core subunit RPO26 (highly similar to uniprot|P20435 Saccharomyces cerevisiae YPR187W RPO26 RNA polymerase subunit ABC23, common to RNA polymerases I, II, and III; part of central core; similar to bacterial omega subunit) — translated: MSDYEEAFNDGPENFEDFDNEHFSDAEVYDAPEEFKDGETKDESGKTIITGGTGAEDFQQHESNRKRTLKEKAIPKDERTTTPYMTKYERARILGTRALQISMNAPVFVDLEGETDPLRIAMKELAEKKIPLVIRRYLPDGSFEDWSVEELIVDL